In the Pseudomonas sp. ADAK2 genome, one interval contains:
- a CDS encoding putative urea ABC transporter substrate-binding protein has protein sequence MTRLHLPALLAAAFAALVSVSSQAAQKDHFSVCWTIYAGWMPWEYAGSQGIVDKWAKKYGIKIDVVQLNDYVESINQYTAGQFDGCTMTNMDALTIPAAGGVDSTALIVSDFSNGNDGIVLKGEGKKVTDLKGMDVNLVELSVSHYLLARALDSVDLTEKDLKVVNTSDADISAAFNTDQVNAVTTWNPMLSDIKAKPGVTEVFNSSQIPGEIMDMMVVNSATLKDNPALGKALTGAWFEVVELMNAKNAASKAALEHMAKASGTDLAGFQSQLDTTKLFATPQEALAFSTSKQLPETMRKVAEFSFQHGLLGEGAKDTSAVGMAFANGVTSGDKGNLKLRFDPSYVQMAADAKL, from the coding sequence ATGACCCGACTTCATTTACCCGCCCTGCTCGCCGCCGCTTTCGCCGCCCTCGTCAGCGTCTCGTCCCAAGCCGCGCAGAAAGACCATTTCAGCGTCTGCTGGACCATCTACGCCGGCTGGATGCCTTGGGAATATGCCGGCAGCCAGGGCATCGTCGACAAATGGGCGAAGAAGTACGGCATCAAGATCGATGTGGTGCAGCTCAACGATTACGTGGAATCGATCAATCAATACACCGCCGGCCAGTTCGACGGCTGCACCATGACCAACATGGACGCGCTGACCATTCCGGCGGCCGGTGGCGTCGACAGCACCGCGCTGATCGTCAGCGATTTCTCCAACGGTAACGACGGCATTGTGCTCAAGGGTGAAGGCAAGAAAGTCACCGATCTCAAGGGCATGGACGTCAATCTGGTAGAGCTGTCGGTCTCGCACTATTTGCTGGCTCGGGCCCTGGATTCGGTCGATCTCACCGAGAAAGATCTGAAAGTGGTCAACACCTCCGACGCCGATATCTCGGCCGCTTTCAACACCGATCAGGTCAACGCCGTCACCACCTGGAACCCGATGCTCTCGGACATCAAGGCCAAACCCGGTGTGACCGAGGTCTTCAACTCCAGCCAGATCCCCGGCGAAATCATGGACATGATGGTGGTCAACAGCGCCACCCTCAAAGACAACCCGGCGCTCGGCAAAGCACTGACCGGCGCCTGGTTCGAAGTGGTCGAGCTGATGAACGCGAAAAACGCCGCAAGCAAAGCCGCCCTCGAACACATGGCCAAAGCCTCGGGCACTGACCTGGCCGGTTTCCAGTCGCAACTCGACACCACCAAGCTATTTGCCACTCCGCAGGAAGCGCTGGCGTTTTCCACCAGCAAGCAATTGCCGGAAACCATGCGCAAGGTCGCCGAGTTCTCGTTCCAGCACGGCTTGCTCGGTGAAGGCGCCAAGGACACCAGCGCCGTCGGCATGGCCTTCGCCAATGGCGTGACCAGCGGCGACAAAGGCAACCTCAAGCTGCGCTTCGACCCGAGCTACGTGCAGATGGCTGCCGACGCCAAGTTGTAA
- a CDS encoding enoyl-CoA hydratase/isomerase family protein, which translates to MNLHFEELTGTDGARIGIASLDAEKSLNALSLPMINALRDQLDAWAKDPQIVCVLLRGNGAKAFCAGGEVRSLVEACRNHPGEVPPLAAQFFAAEYRLDFKLHTYPKPLICWGHGYVLGGGMGLLQGASIRIVTPSSRLAMPEISIGLYPDVGASWFLSRMPGKLGLFLGLTGAHMNARDAIDLDLADRFLLDEQQEELVEGLLQLNWQEQTSMQLNSLLKALQQEAVAQMPEAQWLPRRQQIDELLDVSDVRCAWKAISHLRDSTDPLLSRAAKTMTEGSPVTAHLVWEQIIRARHLSLAEVFQMEYTLSLNCCRHPEFSEGVRARLIDKDQKPHWHWPDINNVPDAVVEAHFHKVWEGRHPLADLSDY; encoded by the coding sequence ATGAATCTGCACTTCGAAGAACTCACCGGCACCGATGGCGCGCGCATCGGCATCGCCAGCCTGGATGCCGAAAAGTCACTGAACGCCCTCTCCTTGCCGATGATCAATGCCCTGCGCGATCAACTGGACGCCTGGGCCAAGGATCCGCAAATCGTCTGCGTATTGCTGCGCGGTAACGGCGCCAAGGCCTTCTGCGCCGGCGGCGAAGTGCGCAGCCTGGTCGAAGCTTGTCGCAACCATCCCGGCGAAGTGCCGCCCCTGGCCGCGCAATTCTTCGCCGCGGAATATCGCCTGGACTTCAAGCTGCACACTTATCCCAAACCGCTGATCTGCTGGGGCCACGGCTACGTACTCGGTGGCGGCATGGGTTTGCTGCAAGGCGCAAGTATCCGCATTGTCACGCCGAGCAGTCGATTGGCGATGCCGGAAATAAGCATCGGCTTGTACCCCGATGTCGGCGCCAGTTGGTTCCTGTCGCGGATGCCCGGCAAGCTCGGGTTGTTTCTCGGCTTGACCGGCGCGCACATGAATGCCCGTGATGCGATTGATCTGGATCTAGCGGACCGCTTCCTGCTCGACGAACAACAGGAAGAACTGGTCGAGGGCTTGTTGCAATTGAACTGGCAGGAACAAACCTCGATGCAGCTCAACAGCCTGCTCAAGGCGTTGCAGCAGGAAGCTGTCGCACAGATGCCCGAGGCACAATGGCTGCCGCGCCGTCAGCAGATCGACGAACTGCTGGATGTCAGCGATGTGCGCTGCGCCTGGAAGGCCATCAGCCATCTGCGCGATTCCACCGATCCGCTGCTCAGCCGTGCCGCGAAAACCATGACTGAGGGCTCTCCCGTGACCGCTCATCTGGTCTGGGAGCAAATCATCCGGGCCCGGCATCTGTCGCTGGCAGAAGTCTTTCAGATGGAATACACCCTGAGCCTCAACTGCTGCCGTCACCCGGAATTCAGCGAAGGGGTACGGGCGCGGTTGATCGACAAGGACCAGAAGCCGCACTGGCACTGGCCGGACATCAATAATGTGCCGGATGCGGTGGTGGAAGCGCATTTTCATAAGGTCTGGGAAGGTCGGCATCCGCTGGCGGATTTGTCGGATTACTGA
- a CDS encoding ABC transporter ATP-binding protein, with amino-acid sequence MSFITVKNVWQQYADQVVLEGLNLSVNEGEFCTLVGASGCGKSTFLRLLLGQEKASRGEIQLDGQALAGEPDSSRGVVFQRYSVFPHLTVLDNVALGLELPRSPLLGRLFGSAKKDAREQASVLLHKVGLGHSRDKYPAQLSGGMQQRLAIAQALIMKPRVLLLDEPFGALDPGIRKDMHVLLLELWRETQLTVFMVTHDLSEGFSLGTRLLVFDKVRIDPHAPGAYGARITYDIPLNSDRRAQRAAVDALPIEWAGTLRTA; translated from the coding sequence ATGAGCTTCATCACCGTGAAAAACGTCTGGCAGCAGTACGCCGATCAAGTCGTACTGGAAGGGCTGAACCTGAGCGTCAACGAAGGTGAGTTCTGCACCTTGGTCGGCGCTTCCGGTTGCGGCAAATCGACCTTCCTGCGCCTGCTGCTGGGTCAGGAAAAAGCCAGTCGCGGCGAGATCCAGCTCGACGGCCAGGCATTGGCCGGCGAACCGGATTCAAGCCGTGGCGTGGTGTTCCAGCGCTACTCGGTGTTCCCGCATCTGACGGTGCTGGACAACGTCGCCCTCGGCCTCGAACTGCCGCGCTCGCCGCTGCTCGGGCGTCTGTTCGGCAGCGCGAAAAAGGATGCCCGCGAGCAGGCCTCGGTGTTGCTGCACAAAGTCGGCCTCGGTCACTCGCGGGACAAGTACCCGGCGCAGCTCTCCGGTGGCATGCAACAACGGTTGGCCATCGCCCAGGCGTTGATCATGAAACCCCGCGTATTGCTGCTCGACGAACCGTTCGGCGCCCTCGATCCGGGCATCCGCAAAGACATGCACGTTCTGCTGCTGGAGCTGTGGCGCGAGACGCAACTGACGGTGTTCATGGTCACCCATGACCTGTCGGAAGGGTTCAGCCTCGGCACCCGTTTGCTGGTGTTCGACAAGGTTCGCATCGACCCGCACGCCCCCGGCGCCTATGGCGCGCGCATTACCTACGACATCCCTTTGAACAGCGACCGCCGCGCCCAACGCGCCGCCGTCGATGCCTTGCCGATTGAATGGGCAGGCACGCTTCGCACCGCTTAA
- the ung gene encoding uracil-DNA glycosylase, whose translation MTADDRIKLEPSWKEALRAEFDQPYMTELRSFLQQERAAGKEIYPPGPMIFNALNSTPLDKVKVVILGQDPYHGPGQAHGLCFSVQPGVPAPPSLVNIYKELKRDLNIDIPSHGCLQSWADQGVLMINTTMTVERANANAHKDKGWQYFTDRIIEVVSAHQPHLVFMLWGAHAQSKQKLIDATKHLVLTSVHPSPLSAYRGFLGCGHFSRTNKFLEQNGETPIEWRLPPLA comes from the coding sequence ATGACTGCTGACGACCGTATCAAACTCGAACCGAGCTGGAAGGAGGCACTGCGTGCTGAGTTCGACCAGCCCTACATGACAGAGTTGCGCTCATTCCTGCAACAGGAGCGCGCGGCGGGCAAGGAGATCTATCCGCCAGGCCCGATGATCTTCAACGCGCTCAACTCGACGCCGCTGGACAAGGTCAAAGTCGTCATCCTCGGCCAGGACCCGTATCACGGCCCGGGTCAGGCCCACGGCCTGTGCTTCTCGGTGCAACCGGGCGTGCCGGCGCCGCCGTCGCTGGTGAACATCTATAAAGAGTTGAAGCGTGACCTGAACATCGACATCCCGAGCCACGGCTGCCTGCAAAGCTGGGCCGACCAGGGCGTGCTGATGATCAACACCACCATGACCGTCGAGCGCGCCAATGCCAATGCGCACAAGGACAAGGGCTGGCAGTATTTCACCGATCGGATCATTGAAGTGGTCAGCGCACATCAGCCGCACCTGGTGTTCATGCTGTGGGGCGCCCATGCGCAGAGCAAGCAGAAGCTGATCGACGCCACCAAGCACCTGGTGCTGACCTCGGTGCATCCGTCGCCGTTGTCCGCTTATCGTGGCTTTCTCGGGTGTGGGCACTTCAGCCGGACCAACAAGTTTCTGGAACAGAATGGCGAGACGCCGATTGAGTGGCGGTTGCCGCCACTCGCGTAA
- a CDS encoding urea amidolyase associated protein UAAP1, with amino-acid sequence MTDSTQLFPPFAEEMLPGGGHRSFVLKRGQLLRLTDLRGGANVSLTLLNANEKTERLNLPDSLKCQHTAKLTAGHCLYSDMGRVLAAITADTCGWSDSLGGVLCAEEVAEKYGAGRYQELRNGFFRNGTDNLLVELGKWGLGLSDLLMTLNLFSRVNVDEAGHFHFVEGNSKAGDYIELYAPMDTLVVLTALQHPMDPSPDYAPKPLKLSWMNADASVAEHCRTSRPENERGFINTDRLFA; translated from the coding sequence ATGACTGATTCGACCCAACTGTTCCCGCCCTTCGCCGAAGAAATGCTCCCCGGCGGCGGCCATCGTTCCTTCGTATTGAAACGCGGGCAACTGCTGCGCCTGACCGACCTGCGCGGCGGTGCCAACGTCAGCCTGACGCTGCTCAACGCCAACGAAAAAACCGAACGCCTGAACCTGCCCGACAGCCTCAAATGCCAACACACCGCCAAGCTCACCGCCGGCCATTGTTTGTACTCGGACATGGGCCGGGTGCTGGCGGCGATCACTGCCGACACCTGCGGCTGGAGCGACAGCCTCGGCGGCGTGCTGTGCGCTGAAGAAGTCGCGGAAAAATACGGCGCCGGGCGCTATCAGGAACTGCGCAACGGCTTCTTCCGCAATGGCACCGACAACCTGTTGGTGGAACTGGGCAAGTGGGGGCTGGGCCTGTCGGATTTGCTGATGACGCTCAATTTATTCAGCCGGGTGAATGTCGATGAGGCCGGGCATTTCCACTTCGTCGAAGGCAACTCCAAGGCCGGCGACTACATCGAGTTGTACGCGCCGATGGACACGTTAGTGGTACTCACCGCCCTGCAACATCCGATGGATCCGTCGCCGGACTACGCACCAAAACCCTTGAAGCTGAGCTGGATGAACGCCGACGCCAGCGTCGCCGAACACTGCCGCACTTCGCGCCCGGAAAACGAGCGCGGCTTTATCAACACCGACCGTTTGTTCGCCTGA
- a CDS encoding AbrB family transcriptional regulator yields the protein MSDRTPFKAWWGTPLVGLLGGYLASQVGWPLPWMVGSLLAIILVRCLTPWQLAEIPGGRKCGQWIVGIGIGLHFTPVVMEQVLSHFGLIFFGALVTSLSSVVGVWLMRRTGEDRATAFFSSMPGGSGEMVNLGARNGAVLSRVAAGQSLRVLVVVLCVPAAFKYLLGDGTPIGHATVVDWRWLAILFPAGALLAWGWQRLRQPNPWLFGPLLVSAAVSIGWDLHIGLPNGGSQIGQWLIGSGLGCHFNRQFFRRAPSFMGRTLIGTVLTMLIATAAALGLSALTHLDLRSLTLGMMPGGIAEMSLTAETLQLSVPLVTAMQVMRLLFVLFLAEPLFKYWNRVPDSPLP from the coding sequence ATGTCTGATCGAACACCTTTCAAAGCGTGGTGGGGAACGCCGCTGGTCGGCCTGCTGGGCGGATACCTCGCCAGCCAGGTCGGCTGGCCGTTGCCGTGGATGGTCGGCTCGTTGCTGGCGATCATCCTGGTGCGCTGCCTCACGCCGTGGCAATTGGCGGAAATCCCTGGCGGGCGCAAGTGCGGCCAGTGGATCGTCGGCATCGGTATCGGCCTGCACTTCACCCCGGTGGTGATGGAGCAGGTGTTGAGCCACTTCGGTTTGATCTTCTTCGGCGCATTGGTCACCAGCCTGTCCAGTGTGGTCGGGGTCTGGTTGATGCGGCGTACCGGGGAGGATCGCGCGACGGCATTCTTTTCCAGCATGCCGGGTGGTTCAGGGGAGATGGTCAACCTTGGCGCGCGCAATGGCGCGGTACTCAGCCGCGTCGCGGCGGGGCAGAGTTTGCGGGTGTTGGTGGTGGTGCTGTGTGTGCCGGCGGCGTTCAAGTATTTGCTGGGGGACGGTACGCCGATCGGTCATGCCACCGTTGTCGATTGGCGCTGGCTGGCAATTCTGTTTCCGGCGGGCGCCTTGCTCGCCTGGGGCTGGCAGCGGTTGCGTCAACCCAATCCATGGCTGTTCGGGCCGTTGCTGGTCAGTGCTGCGGTGAGTATTGGCTGGGATCTGCACATCGGTTTGCCCAACGGTGGCAGCCAGATCGGGCAGTGGCTGATCGGCAGCGGATTGGGGTGTCACTTCAATCGGCAGTTTTTCCGGCGGGCGCCGTCCTTTATGGGGCGGACGCTGATCGGCACGGTGCTGACCATGTTGATCGCCACGGCGGCGGCCTTGGGGTTGAGCGCGTTAACCCATCTGGATTTGCGTTCACTGACGCTGGGCATGATGCCCGGCGGAATTGCCGAGATGAGCTTGACGGCGGAGACCCTGCAATTGTCGGTGCCGCTGGTAACGGCGATGCAGGTGATGCGCTTGTTGTTCGTGTTGTTTTTGGCGGAACCGTTGTTCAAGTATTGGAATCGAGTGCCGGATTCCCCCCTACCCTGA
- a CDS encoding tripartite tricarboxylate transporter permease, whose amino-acid sequence MDTFGYLGQGFGVALSPYNLVTALCGTLIGTVVGLLPGLGPINGVALLIPIAFALGLPPESALILLAAVYLGCEYGGRISSILLNIPGEASTVMTTLDGYPMARKGLAGVALSLSAWSSFIGAFIATCGMVLFAPLLAKWAIAFGPAEYFVLMVFAIVCLGGMAGDRPLKTFIAALIGLFLSSVGIDANSGVYRFTGDNIHLTDGIQFVVLVLGLFSISEILLLLEKTHRGQEAVKATGRMMFNFKEASSVFVVNIRCGLLGFIMGVLPGAGATLASAVAYMTEKRIAGAKGTFGQGDMRGLAAPETAIGASACGALVPMLTLGVPGSGTTAVMIGALSLYNITPGPLLFQQQPDIVWGLIASLFVANIMLVILNIPMIRIFTRILAVPNWALVPVIAIITGIGVYAVHATTFDLFLMVGIGIFGYILRKLDFPLSPVLLGFILGGLMEQNLRRALSISNGALEILWSSPITFGVWVLTAIMLLMPILRIWRKRSVARRAIADV is encoded by the coding sequence ATGGATACTTTTGGCTATTTGGGCCAGGGTTTCGGCGTCGCGCTGAGCCCGTACAACCTGGTGACCGCGCTCTGCGGCACCTTGATCGGCACCGTGGTCGGGCTGTTGCCAGGCCTGGGCCCGATCAACGGCGTGGCGCTGCTGATCCCGATTGCGTTCGCCCTGGGCTTGCCGCCGGAATCGGCGCTGATCTTGTTGGCGGCGGTGTACCTGGGTTGCGAATACGGCGGCCGGATCAGCTCGATCCTGCTGAACATTCCCGGCGAAGCTTCCACTGTGATGACCACCCTCGACGGTTACCCGATGGCCCGCAAAGGCCTGGCCGGTGTGGCATTGTCGCTGTCGGCGTGGAGTTCGTTCATCGGCGCGTTTATCGCTACCTGCGGCATGGTGCTGTTCGCCCCGCTGCTGGCGAAATGGGCGATTGCCTTCGGCCCGGCGGAATACTTCGTGTTGATGGTGTTTGCGATTGTCTGCCTTGGCGGCATGGCCGGTGATCGTCCGCTGAAGACCTTTATTGCGGCGCTGATCGGCCTGTTTCTGTCCAGCGTCGGCATTGATGCCAACAGCGGCGTGTACCGTTTCACCGGGGACAACATCCATTTGACCGACGGCATTCAGTTCGTCGTGTTGGTGCTGGGCCTGTTTTCCATCAGCGAAATTCTCCTGCTGCTGGAAAAAACCCATCGCGGCCAGGAAGCGGTGAAAGCCACCGGGCGGATGATGTTCAACTTCAAGGAAGCGTCGTCGGTGTTCGTGGTGAACATCCGTTGCGGCCTGCTCGGTTTCATCATGGGCGTGTTGCCGGGTGCCGGCGCGACGCTGGCCAGCGCCGTGGCTTACATGACCGAGAAGCGCATCGCCGGGGCCAAGGGCACGTTCGGCCAGGGCGACATGCGCGGCCTCGCCGCACCGGAAACCGCCATCGGCGCTTCGGCCTGTGGCGCACTGGTACCGATGCTGACCCTCGGCGTTCCGGGTTCGGGCACCACGGCGGTGATGATCGGCGCGCTGTCGCTGTACAACATCACCCCCGGCCCGCTGTTGTTCCAACAGCAACCGGATATCGTCTGGGGCCTGATCGCTTCGTTATTCGTCGCCAACATCATGTTGGTGATCCTCAACATCCCGATGATCCGCATCTTCACCCGCATCCTCGCCGTGCCGAACTGGGCGCTGGTGCCGGTGATTGCGATCATTACCGGGATCGGCGTCTACGCGGTGCACGCGACCACCTTCGACCTGTTCCTGATGGTTGGCATCGGTATCTTCGGTTACATCCTGCGCAAACTGGATTTCCCATTGTCGCCGGTGTTGCTGGGCTTCATCCTTGGCGGCTTGATGGAGCAGAACCTGCGTCGCGCCCTGTCGATTTCCAACGGTGCGTTGGAAATCCTCTGGTCGAGCCCGATCACCTTTGGTGTCTGGGTGCTGACGGCAATCATGCTGCTGATGCCGATCCTGCGGATCTGGCGTAAACGTTCGGTTGCTCGTCGCGCTATCGCCGATGTCTGA
- a CDS encoding OprD family porin, whose protein sequence is MLSMQPQARPPVRFSRLSQTALASAAAFAGFSPLSQAAFFEDSTATLETRNMYFNRDFRDGTSAQQSKRDEWAQGFLLNLQSGYTDGTVGFGVDALGMLGVKLDSSPDRTGTGLLPTHDDGRAADEYSKLGLTGKVKISATELKIGSLIPELPILKPNDGRILPQTFEGGLLTSKEIKNLTFTGGRLEKAKDRDSTDFEDIALNNKNSRFAGTAAGKHFDFGGVDYKFTDKITGSYHFAQLDEVYNQHFLGVVASQPFGPGTFGTDLRLAISDDQGAARGGKIDNKSLNGLVSYALSGHKFSAGYQHMSGDSAFPYVDGADPYLVNFVQINDFAGAEEHSWQARYDYDFAKLGIPGLSFMSRYLSGDNIKLKNGDEGKEWERNTEIKYVVQSGALKDVAVRLRNATYRSNYSARDADEVRLLVSYSVALW, encoded by the coding sequence TGCCGCCGCCTTCGCCGGCTTTTCGCCGTTGAGCCAGGCTGCTTTCTTCGAAGACAGTACGGCAACCCTCGAAACCCGCAACATGTATTTCAACCGCGACTTTCGCGACGGCACCAGCGCCCAGCAATCCAAGCGTGACGAATGGGCCCAGGGCTTTCTGCTCAATCTGCAATCGGGTTACACCGACGGCACCGTGGGGTTCGGTGTCGATGCGCTGGGCATGCTGGGGGTCAAGCTCGATTCGAGCCCCGACCGCACCGGCACCGGCCTGTTGCCGACTCATGATGACGGTCGCGCCGCCGACGAGTACTCCAAACTGGGCCTGACCGGCAAAGTGAAAATCTCCGCTACCGAACTGAAAATCGGCAGCCTGATTCCGGAACTGCCGATCCTCAAGCCCAACGACGGACGCATCCTGCCGCAGACCTTTGAAGGCGGATTGCTGACCTCCAAAGAGATCAAGAATCTGACGTTCACCGGTGGCCGCCTGGAGAAAGCCAAGGACCGCGACAGCACCGATTTCGAGGACATTGCCCTCAACAACAAGAACAGCCGCTTTGCCGGCACGGCCGCCGGCAAGCACTTCGACTTTGGCGGCGTGGACTACAAGTTCACCGACAAAATCACCGGCAGCTACCACTTCGCGCAACTCGACGAAGTCTATAACCAGCACTTCCTCGGCGTCGTTGCCTCGCAGCCATTCGGCCCGGGCACGTTCGGCACCGACCTGCGACTGGCCATCAGTGACGACCAGGGCGCGGCCCGGGGCGGCAAGATCGACAACAAATCCCTCAACGGCCTGGTGAGTTATGCCTTGAGCGGGCATAAATTCAGCGCCGGTTACCAGCACATGTCCGGCGACAGTGCGTTCCCGTATGTCGATGGCGCCGACCCATACCTGGTCAACTTCGTGCAGATCAACGACTTTGCCGGCGCCGAAGAACATTCCTGGCAAGCGCGCTACGACTATGACTTCGCCAAACTCGGCATCCCCGGCCTGAGTTTCATGAGCCGTTACCTGAGCGGTGACAACATCAAGCTCAAGAACGGTGACGAAGGCAAGGAGTGGGAGCGCAACACCGAGATCAAATATGTTGTACAAAGCGGCGCGCTCAAGGACGTCGCCGTACGCCTGCGTAACGCCACTTATCGTTCCAACTACTCCGCTCGCGATGCCGATGAAGTGCGTCTGCTGGTGAGCTATAGCGTTGCACTTTGGTAA
- a CDS encoding tripartite tricarboxylate transporter TctB family protein — MLLQRIFASVLLALCVGLALMAWPYQAAFSYEPVGPRAFPLLMLGLMGLGLLYMLFRPTPIVHSEDDPKLDRETLNKIGICIVLLLIFAGLFEPLGFILSSILIGIPMARLYGGRWLPSIVVTTLMSVGLYLLFDKLMDVPLPLGLLDVLEN; from the coding sequence ATGCTCTTACAACGCATTTTTGCTTCGGTGCTGCTGGCGCTCTGCGTCGGTCTGGCGCTGATGGCATGGCCGTATCAAGCGGCTTTTTCCTATGAACCCGTAGGACCTCGGGCCTTTCCGCTGTTGATGCTAGGCCTGATGGGCCTCGGTTTGCTGTACATGCTGTTTCGCCCGACGCCCATCGTGCACAGCGAAGACGACCCGAAACTCGACCGCGAAACCCTGAACAAGATCGGCATCTGCATCGTTTTGCTGCTGATCTTCGCCGGGCTGTTCGAACCGCTGGGCTTCATTCTCAGCAGCATCCTGATCGGCATCCCGATGGCGCGCCTGTACGGCGGGCGCTGGCTGCCCAGCATTGTCGTCACCACGCTGATGAGCGTCGGCCTCTACCTGCTGTTCGACAAGTTGATGGACGTGCCACTGCCCCTGGGCCTGCTCGACGTTCTGGAGAACTGA
- a CDS encoding ABC transporter permease: protein MRLINRHPDRPSRLLLVILPFALVLFAYFMGSAERLTDNPNDKLLPSAVQMTDAVKRLAFTADSRTGEYVLWQDSVSSLRRLAIGLGISALAGLCLGMAAGTLPLFGAPLSPLLTVLSMVPPLAILPILFIVFGLGELSKVMLIVIGITPALARDLEQRAREIPVELLIKAQTLGASTWTLMLRVVLPQLLPRLLISLRLMLGSAWLFLIAAEAIASTDGLGYRIFLVRRYLAMDVILPYVVWITLLAWLMDWGLKRLTQRAFPWYEGARA, encoded by the coding sequence ATGCGCCTGATCAATCGCCACCCGGATCGCCCGAGTCGCCTGTTGTTGGTGATCCTGCCGTTCGCCCTGGTGCTGTTCGCCTACTTCATGGGCTCGGCCGAGCGGCTGACGGACAACCCCAACGACAAGCTGCTGCCCAGCGCCGTGCAAATGACCGATGCGGTGAAACGCCTGGCCTTTACCGCCGACAGCCGCACCGGCGAATACGTACTTTGGCAAGACAGCGTATCCAGCCTGCGACGGCTGGCCATCGGCCTCGGCATCAGTGCGTTGGCCGGTTTGTGCCTGGGCATGGCGGCCGGCACGTTGCCGTTGTTCGGCGCGCCGTTGTCGCCGCTGCTGACGGTGCTGTCGATGGTACCGCCACTGGCGATCCTGCCGATTCTGTTCATCGTATTCGGCCTGGGGGAATTGTCGAAAGTGATGCTGATCGTGATCGGCATCACCCCGGCGCTGGCCCGTGATCTGGAACAACGCGCCCGGGAAATACCCGTCGAGTTGCTGATCAAGGCCCAGACGTTGGGCGCTTCAACCTGGACCTTGATGCTGCGTGTGGTGCTGCCGCAATTGCTGCCGCGCCTGCTGATCTCGCTGCGGCTGATGCTCGGTTCGGCGTGGTTGTTTTTGATCGCCGCTGAAGCCATCGCCTCCACGGACGGCCTCGGCTATCGGATTTTCCTGGTGCGCCGCTACCTGGCGATGGACGTGATCTTGCCCTACGTGGTCTGGATCACCCTGCTCGCATGGCTGATGGATTGGGGCCTGAAACGCCTGACCCAACGGGCCTTCCCTTGGTATGAAGGAGCCCGCGCATGA
- a CDS encoding Bug family tripartite tricarboxylate transporter substrate binding protein — protein sequence MKLSLRKFALTASALLFAGQLMAEPKRPECIAPASPGGGFDLTCKLAQSALVNEKLLTKPMRVTYMPGGVGAVAYNAVVAQRPADAGTLVAWSSGSLLNLAQGKFGRFDETNVRWLAAVGTSYGAIAVKNDSPYKTLDDLVQALKKDPSKVVIGSGGTVGSQDWMQTALIAKAAGINPRDLRYVALEGGGEIATALLGGHIQVGSTDISDSMPHIQSGDMRLLAVFSDKRLDEPEMKDIPTAKEQGYDIVWPVVRGFYLGPKVSDEDYAWWKDAFDKLLASEDFAKLRDQRELFPFAMTGQELDTYVKKQVADYKVLAKEFGLIQ from the coding sequence ATGAAATTGTCACTGCGTAAGTTTGCTCTCACCGCCAGCGCCCTGCTGTTCGCCGGCCAATTGATGGCCGAGCCCAAGCGCCCGGAATGCATCGCCCCGGCCTCCCCCGGCGGCGGTTTCGACCTGACCTGCAAACTGGCGCAAAGCGCGCTGGTGAACGAAAAACTGCTGACCAAACCGATGCGCGTCACCTACATGCCCGGCGGTGTCGGCGCGGTGGCCTACAACGCGGTGGTCGCCCAGCGCCCGGCCGATGCCGGCACGCTGGTGGCGTGGTCCAGCGGCTCGTTGCTGAACCTGGCCCAGGGCAAGTTCGGCCGTTTCGATGAAACCAACGTGCGTTGGCTGGCGGCGGTCGGCACCAGCTACGGCGCCATCGCGGTGAAAAACGATTCGCCCTACAAGACCCTCGACGATCTCGTTCAGGCGCTGAAGAAAGATCCAAGCAAAGTGGTAATCGGTTCCGGAGGGACCGTCGGCAGCCAGGACTGGATGCAGACCGCGCTGATCGCCAAGGCCGCCGGGATCAACCCGCGTGATCTGCGTTACGTCGCCCTCGAAGGCGGCGGTGAAATCGCTACCGCCCTGCTCGGCGGCCACATCCAGGTCGGCAGCACCGACATCTCCGACTCCATGCCGCATATCCAGAGCGGTGACATGCGCCTATTGGCGGTGTTCTCCGACAAACGCCTGGACGAGCCGGAAATGAAGGACATCCCGACGGCCAAGGAGCAAGGCTACGACATCGTCTGGCCAGTGGTTCGCGGTTTCTACCTCGGGCCGAAGGTCAGCGACGAAGACTACGCCTGGTGGAAAGACGCCTTCGACAAACTGCTGGCTTCCGAGGATTTCGCCAAGCTGCGCGATCAACGTGAACTGTTCCCGTTCGCCATGACCGGCCAGGAACTGGACACCTACGTGAAGAAGCAAGTCGCGGACTACAAAGTGCTGGCCAAAGAGTTCGGCCTGATCCAGTGA